From the genome of Nakamurella flavida:
GGAGTCCGAGTTGGCCCAGTACACCCCGTCGCTGGCCACCGATCTGGCCGACAAGCCCCGCCTGGTGGTGCTGAACAAGATCGACATCCCCGAGGCCCGGGAGCTGGCGGAGTTCGTCAAGCCCGATCTCGAGGCGGCCGGCTACCAGGTCTTCATGATCTCGACCGCGACGCACGAGGGGCTGCCCGCCCTGCGGTACGCGCTCGCCCAGGCCGTCGTGGCCGACCGGGTCAACCGGCCCGCCGCTCCGGCGGCACGCATCGTGCTGCGTCCCCGGGCGGTCAACGACCAGCAGTTCGAGGTGTTGCCCGATCCGGAGCAGGACGGCGCGTTCATCGTGCTCGGGGAACGCCCGGTGCGCTGGATCCGGCAGACCGACTTCAACAACGACGAGGCCATCGGGTATCTGGCCGACCGGTTGGCCCGGCTCGGTGTCGAGGACGCGCTGGCCAAGGCGGGCGCGGTCGCGGGTGCCCCGGTCACCATCGGCGGCATCACCTTCGACTGGGAACCGACCACCGGCGGTGGCATGGCGTACATCAAGAGCGAACGCGGCACCGACATCCGGTTGGACCAGACCGACCGGATCGGCGCCCTGGAGCGCAAGGCGCTGCACCGGTTGCGGCGCGGCCTGGACGTCGACGACTACCGGACCGACCAGGAGCCCCCGGGCAGTCGACGCTGAGGACTCGCGAGCCGGGAGGTTCGCGAGTCGCGTGGTCGACGAGCTGGGGTCAGGAGCAGAGGGCAGTGAGGGCATGACGGTGAGCCAGGGTGCGACCGGGGTCGTCCCCGGCGTCGATGCCGTCATGCCGGACGCCGGTGCGGAGCGGGCGACCCGGCAGGCCGTGGGTCGCGCCAGGGTCGTGGTCGTCAAGGTCGGTTCCTCGTCGCTGACCACCGCGCTCGGCGGGCTGGACCCCAGCCGGCTGGACGGTCTGGTGGACGCCGTCGCCGGACGCGTCCGGCAGGGCAGCCAGGTCGTGCTGGTGTCCTCCGGCGCCATCGCGGCCGGGCTGGCCCCGCTCGGGCTCAAGCGGCGCCCGCGCGATCTGGCCACCCAGCAGGCGGCGGCCTCCGTGGGCCAGCAGTTGCTCGCCGAGCGGTACGCCGTCTCCTTCGCCCGGCACGACCTCACGGTCGGGCAGGTCCTGCTCACCAGCGACGACGTCGTGCGTCGTGCGCACTACCGCAACGCCCAGCGCACCTTCGGCAAGCTGTTGTCCTTCGGGGTCGTCCCCGTGGTCAACGAGAACGACACGGTGGCCACTGCGGAGATCCGGTTCGGTGACAACGACCGACTGGCCGCCCTCGTCGCCCATCTGGTCGGCGCGCAGGCGCTGGTCCTGCTCTCCGACGTGGACTCTCTCTACACCGGCCATCCGGCGCTGCCGTCCTCCCGGCGGATCGGGTACGTGCCGGACGCCGCCGCGCTGATTGGGGTGTCCGCCGACGCCCGGGGCAGCGACGTCGGGACCGGGGGGATGGCGTCCAAGCTGACCTCCGCGCTCACCGCCACCGGTGCGGGCATCCCGGTGCTGCTGGCCTCGGCCGGCCAGGCCGCGGCTGCCCTCGCGGTCGGCGCCGGGTCCGATCCGGCCGACCGCTCGGACACGGACACCGGTCCGACCGTCGGCACCGTCTTCGCCCCGGCCCACCGGCGCACGTCGGCACGGTTGTTCTGGCTCCGGCACGCCGCCCACCCGGTCGGGTCCCTCGTGCTGGACGACGGCGCGGTCGCCGCCGTGACCGGCCGCCGCAAGTCCCTGCTGCCGGCCGGGATCACCGCCGTACGTGGCGATTTCGGCTCCGGCGACGTCGTCGAGCTGGTGTCCGGTGACGGCACCGTGGTCGCCCGGGGCTTCGTCGGGCACGACTCCACGGAGCTGCCGGCGATCATGGGCCGCTCGCTGTCGGCACTGCCCGAGGAGTTGCAGCACGAGGTCGTGCACGCCGACGACCTGGTCGTCGTCACCGAGCCCGCCACCGCACCCGCCCCCTCGATCCCGGGAGTCTGAGATGGTCACGCCCACGGTGGTCCCCGCGACCGGCCCGGTCGACACCGGTGCGCCGGTCGAACCGTTGCTGCGCACCGCATCCGGGGCGGAGGTGCTGGACTGCGCCCGCGCGGCCCGGCCCGCCGCCCGGGCCCTGGCCCAGCTGACGAGTACGGCCAAGAACGCGGCCCTGCTGGCCATGGCGGCGGCCCTGCGCGAGCGCGGATCCGAGATCCTCGCCGCCAACACCCGGGACGTGGAGCGGGCCGAGCGGGCCGGGACGGCCGCCTCCCTGGTCGACCGGCTGCGGTTGACCCCGGCCCGGGTCGAGGCCATGGCCCAGGGGCTGGTCGACCTGGTCGCCCTGCCCGACCCCGTCGGCACGGTCCTGCGCGGGTCGGTGCTGCCCAACGGTCTGCAGCTGACCCAGGTCCGGGTCCCGCTCGGCGTGGTCGCCATCGTCTACGAGGCCCGTCCCAATGTCACCGTCGACGCCGCCGGCATCGCGGTCAAGTCCGGGAATGCCGCCCTGCTGCGCGGCAGCGCCTCGGCCGCGGCGTCCAACGCCGTCCTCGTCGAGATCCTCGCCACCGCAGGGCGTTCCGCCGGGCTGCCGGATGCCGCCGTCCAGCTCGTCCCGGGCACCGACCGGGACTCGGTCACCCACCTGATGACCGCGCGCGGTCTGGTCGACGTGATCATCCCGCGGGGTGGGGCCGGGCTCATCCAGGCCGTGGTGAACGGTTCCACCGTGCCCGTCATCGAGACCGGTGTCGGCAACTGTCACGTCTTCGTCGACGCCGATGCCGATCCGGCGATGGCGCTCGAGATCCTGCTGAACTCCAAGACCCGTCGGCCCTCGGTGTGCAACGCGGCCGAGACCCTGCTCGTGCACGCCGATGTCGCCCGATCGTTCGTGCCGGCGGCGGTCCGCGCCCTGGTCGGGGCCGGCGTCACCGTGCACGCCGATACCGCCGTGCTGGATCTCGTCGGCCCGCAGGACGGGGTCGTGCCCGCCGTGGACGCCGACTGGGACACCGAGTTCCTGTCCCTGGACATCGCCGTCGCCGTCGTCGCCGATCTGGACGCGGCGGTG
Proteins encoded in this window:
- the proB gene encoding glutamate 5-kinase gives rise to the protein MPDAGAERATRQAVGRARVVVVKVGSSSLTTALGGLDPSRLDGLVDAVAGRVRQGSQVVLVSSGAIAAGLAPLGLKRRPRDLATQQAAASVGQQLLAERYAVSFARHDLTVGQVLLTSDDVVRRAHYRNAQRTFGKLLSFGVVPVVNENDTVATAEIRFGDNDRLAALVAHLVGAQALVLLSDVDSLYTGHPALPSSRRIGYVPDAAALIGVSADARGSDVGTGGMASKLTSALTATGAGIPVLLASAGQAAAALAVGAGSDPADRSDTDTGPTVGTVFAPAHRRTSARLFWLRHAAHPVGSLVLDDGAVAAVTGRRKSLLPAGITAVRGDFGSGDVVELVSGDGTVVARGFVGHDSTELPAIMGRSLSALPEELQHEVVHADDLVVVTEPATAPAPSIPGV
- a CDS encoding glutamate-5-semialdehyde dehydrogenase; this encodes MVTPTVVPATGPVDTGAPVEPLLRTASGAEVLDCARAARPAARALAQLTSTAKNAALLAMAAALRERGSEILAANTRDVERAERAGTAASLVDRLRLTPARVEAMAQGLVDLVALPDPVGTVLRGSVLPNGLQLTQVRVPLGVVAIVYEARPNVTVDAAGIAVKSGNAALLRGSASAAASNAVLVEILATAGRSAGLPDAAVQLVPGTDRDSVTHLMTARGLVDVIIPRGGAGLIQAVVNGSTVPVIETGVGNCHVFVDADADPAMALEILLNSKTRRPSVCNAAETLLVHADVARSFVPAAVRALVGAGVTVHADTAVLDLVGPQDGVVPAVDADWDTEFLSLDIAVAVVADLDAAVEHIGRHGTGHTEAIVTGSLTSAQAFTARVDAAAVMVNASTAFTDGGEFGFGAEIGISTQKLHARGPMGLAELTSSKYVVTGTGQTRDAS